The region TGAATAGTTGCTTCGGTGATGGAGTCGAGCTGGGAAGTTGCCTCATCAAGTATTAAAATGGGCGCATTTTTTAAAATAGCACGTGCAATAGCAATACGTTGACGCTGTCCACCTGAAAGCTTAATCCCTCGCTCTCCGACTAGCGTTTCATAGCCTTCCGGCAAGAGATGGATGAACTCATGCGCATGTGCTTTTTTGGCAGCTAAAATGACTTCTTTATTGGTAGCATCTGAATTGCCATAACGGATATTATCCATAAGACTGCGATGAAAAAGAGTTGGTTCTTGCGGAATCATAGCAATAGCTCGCCTTAGGCTCTCCTGAGTAACATCAACTATGTCTTGGCCATCAATTAAAATTTGACCAGCTGCAACATCGTAAAGTCTTAAAATGAGATTCACAAAAGTTGATTTGCCGCTTCCCGAAAAACCTACTAAACCTACTTTTTGTCCAGGCAGAATTGTGACTGACTTATCGTGGAAAAGACATTTGCTGCCTTGGTAATGAAATTTAACCTTAGAAAACTCAATTTTTCCTTTAGTAACTATTAAGGGAGAGGCGTTATTTTTATCGGAAATGTCATGTACCACTATTAATGCATTTAAGCTTTGTTTTGTCTTCCCTAATGCTTGGTTAAATTGGTCTACCTGAAACATGGTGTACCACATCATATGCCCCAATTCCATGGAAATACCAAGGATTAATGCAAAATCACCAATGCTAACCAATCCTCTGCTATACAAATGAATTAGAGTAAAGCAAGCTAAGCCCATCAATACTGCAATCATTCCACCTTGGGCACAACATAATAAAACAATAAAAAGCTCTTTTCGTTGAAATGCTTTTTGCACTACATGAAAGAAACGATTCATTCGATTCACTTCATAGCGCTTTTGCGCAAAGAGGCGAATATTAACCTGATTAGATAAACTATCTACTAATTGGCCAGATAACTGCGATTCTGAACTGGCATGATCATCAGACAGTTGCACTAAACGCCTCGACATCCAGACGCTAAATGATGCAAAAGCAATGAACCAGAGTAATAAAATGTAAAAAAATAAAATATTGACAGAATAGGCCGTAATAAAGGAGACAATTAGAAGGGACGAGCCACGCAGGAAATCCATCGATACGCGGTGTAGAATAATTTCAAGATTATCAGCAAGGGTTGTGATTTGATCGGCAATACGTCCAGATAGATTATCCTGAAAAAACTGCGAGCTTGCTCCTAATACATACTCAAACGTTTGGCTAATAATTTTGTTTTTTATAACCGCTTCATACTTATAGTTCAAAAACCCAAGTGTACGCCAAGTGATATTGTCAAAAAAGATAAAGTTCAAAACTAACAAACCGGCTGCCCAATACAAAGAGGACATGTTGCTGCTTGTTTTTGCTGCCAAGGTATTAATGAAAAATTTAATCAATAAACTATTAAATGGCCCCCATAATCCAGCCAACACGGCAAGCAGGATAAATAAAAACACGACAGCTCGATACGGCTTTAAAAAATACCATATAAAAGAGCCTAAGCGATTTGGCAAAACATTGGCTTTAGATTTAGTAATAAGACGTAGGTCTTTAGATGAAATTGATTTATGGTTCATAATTTACTCTTAAGCATGTCTGTTAGGACATTAAAAAACAAAAAAGTCAAAAATGACTTCATTCGCTTTGCCCTATAGATTGGGCGTACTTAAGATGTAATTTCCATGATGATATAAACCTACTTTTAGAATATTTTCTCTAATTAACGCACAATTTTAAAATAAAGTAATTAAGTGTGTCAATATTATGTCCAAAATTATTTTAATTTTCACACGATTTTCCTTAACATGCAAAAATTTTTGAGTAAACTGCAATACTACTATTTCAAGGTTTCAGTGAAATCTGCTTATTTAATTTTTCCTTGATATTAAGCTAGTCAAATCATCAATGAGTTTTTTCGTACATCCTGAAGTTGTGAAGTTCTTATTATCTAAAAATGGGTATACATAACTACGCTATGGATTAGTTTGAAAAGAAAGCGAATTTTCTTGTTTTACCGTTTCTTCCTTATTCCGAACATCATCCACAACATTTCGATATCTTTGATTTACTTCTCTAGCAGACTCTAAATGGGCTGTATTGGTTATTTCATTTATTGAATGTTTTTCTGATAATCCTTCTTGGGGCTTTTGTAAAGGATGTTTATCGAATTGTTTAGGAGGACCATCGAGAAAATCAATGCTTACTTGATTTCCATTAAATCTTATTCTATAAGATTGATCCTTTTCCGGTAAAAACTCTGTTTCTGATACTCTAATAAGCTTTATTTCTTCTCCAAATTGCTCATGTATTAAATTACCTTCTCTAATAAATAGTGTTCTCTGTTCATTATATTTGTTTGTTAATATGCCTGCAAAGTGTTCTAGTGGTTTATGAAATGTCTGCGTTTCAGAAATGGGCGGGTGAGCTTGATTAAACCATTCTAAACGCAGTCTACTGGATTCGTGGTTATTCGAAAACTCAAGCGCTTTAGTAAACTTACTTCGAGCAAGGTCAAATTTTCCTGCATTTTCCGCAATCAAACCTTCAAGCGTATTTTGCCACACTGGATCGTAGCCCTGAGGATAATTAGGCATACGTTTAAATAGGCCTTCTGTATCACCAATTGGAGCGAAATCAGGAGCGCTGAATAGCTCGTTCGCAATCCTCATTCCATTTTCAGAATTTGTAAAAAAAACGGCACCTTTTTTATCTGTTACATTAATTGCAACAAAGGATCTTGTATTAGGGTTTTCACCATACTGATAGGCGATTATCTCATCTTTGTTATCTTTATCTTTATTTTTATAGTTATAGATATGCCAACCTAAACCACAAGTTGGAAAACTATCAGCGTTCTTTGGCTTAAATGTGTCTCCCATATTCTTTAACCAAGCCACCATTAACTTTGAAAAATCCTGAGCTGTTGTTATTAGTGAGCCTGCCGCATGCACTGGCGGGTCGCCTATATAAATGTTTTTTGGTTGACCTAGCTCTGTATGAACTTTAACAATAGTGGGCGTGTTCTCTGATTGAGGCAAAAAAGTTGAGTTTTCCATTTCTAAAGGGTCAAACACATACTGTTTTGCTAGCTCTTCTAAACTTTTCCCCGTGGTGGCCTCAAGGACTTTTTGTAAGTAAAGAAAAGATTCACCTGAATAGGAATATTCCTCGCCTGGTTCTGAATTAAATGCTAGTGTTGAATGTAGATTAGTCCCCACATTTGGCAAGCCTGTGGTATGGGATAATACATGTTTAATGGTTAACTTTTTAGCTTGTTCAGGGTATTTTCCCTTATCTACAAATCTCTCATATTCCAAAATATCATCTAATTGTTTAGCTTGTTCCTCTAATTGTGTAGTTTTTTTTGGAGATTCATCTAGTTGCTTGCGCACTTCGATTTGTTTTTCATTGACGATCTCGTAAATTGGTTTATCCAATTGAACTTTATTTTCCTCAGCCCATTGTAACACTAAATAAGTAAATACAATTTTGCTAAGGGAGGATGCTGGAAATTGGGTATTATTATTTACGTCAGTAGCGGGGGAGTCGGCGTTTTTTTTGCCAAAAGCTATTGCAGTACTTTCAAATTCAGTGTTGTTTTGCTCTTTTGGCTCAACATAAGCATAGCTTATTGCTGGAATATGAGTAGGTACTGTTATTCTTTGTAAAATATCAACAGACGGCTTAGGCATAATGTATTGAAAATAATCTAAATATATATTCATTATAAAACAAATCTTTGGGACTGGTAGTTGCAGACTTTACCACTACAAGTAAACTTATCTTAAAGAGTGTATTGCTTTGTTTTCATTAGAATAGAAGCAAAGATTAGTTATTTGCTTTCAATTATTAATAAATTTAGGTCTAGTTTAATTACTCTTTAAAATCATTTGTAGGCCTTGGTCCTTTCGATATATCAAATGGATTTGGTGATTTATAAGTAGAATCAGTCATGTCTTTTACATCAACTTTTTGGTTATTAAGGGGATTCGGCTTATAAGCAAGATCTGCATTATAGTTATTGTTTGGAATAAGGTTTTTATTCAAAAGCTTAGTAACAAATTGATCATATAATTTTTGATCTGGGATACTAATTTTCAGGTCATTCCCTTTTCTTGAGACGCTAATATTTTGTCCCTTGACTTCCTGAGTAAATAGTTTGAGTTCCTCTTCAATTTTATCATAAAGCTCGTTAAGATCCTTTGCATCTGTATCATCAAGAGATTCATCACCTTCAAAATGGATTAATCCCTTTGCTAAGTCTAATCCCATTGAAAACACAGCAGATCCATTATTAAAATTGTAAAGGAAATCATCTTCAGTTTGCCAAACTTCACTATGTTCTAGGTAAGAGGATAATGCTCTGACTTCTAGATTTGTAGGTTTATATTCTGGAGTAGGCGCACTACCATTTTGGGCTGTTTCACCTTTATCGCCACCGCCTCCTCCGCCACCACCATGGCCTTTGCAAATAGGTGAGCCCATTGCACGGCATATACCGCAAGGGTTGCTATCTAAAGCATTTGATCGTTCCTCGCTTCGCTTTCCTTTAGTTTTGGCATTAGTTGGCATTTCGCACTCCATAACATCATCTACTTGTTCAAATTTTAATATATTAAGGTTATGTTATAGAGCAATTTTTTGGATTTTTACGAATTATTAACAAATATATTTTACGGTAAAGTTAGGTTTCAAACACTTACTTTATTCAATGGCAAGATAATGTTTACACTACTGCCGTCCTTTCTCAGTTCTCAGTTAAAATAAGGACTCGTGATTGTTTAGCAAAGCGAATTAGTCACTAATAATCACTAGGAACCATTTATTCTTGATTTAAATCTTTTCGTAAAAAATAAAATATCGAATTCTTATTAAAGCCTTTTCTTTCAAACTCAACGTAGTATCCCAGTTTTTTATAGAAACCAAGTGCTTCCCAATCAAATGTATTAACCGCTATAAAATTACAATGACTCTCTTTTGCAAGTGTTTCTGCTTTGTGCATCAATTGAGTTCCATAACCTCTCCCACGAAGTTTTTCATGGACCCAAAGCTGTCCCACAAATAATCCTCCATACATATTATCACCCGCACATCCACCAATGATGTTTCCCTCATTATCGCGTATAAAAAATGCAAAAAAATCAAGTTGAGCCATATCTTTTTTGACTTTGGCTTGCTCCATAATGGCATCATTTAATATTTGTATATCTTCGGATTTTGGGTTTGGTTCATAGATAATCTGATAATTCATTGTCCATTCTCTATAGGTGGTACGTAATAATGCCGCTAAGATATTATAAATCAATCGTTATTCGAGGTTAAGGGAGACAATATATCTGGAAAAATAAGTCTTGTCATTTTGTCAGATAATATCACTTCAGGTTTTATTTTAGTGAGCAATCAAGAATACATTCTATTGGCGTAATTAGTCACTAATAATTACTAGGAACCATTTAAACAGTTTATTTGCGACTTCCTCTTCAAACGTAGCTTTGCCACTGGCAACTTGGTTTAAATAAAACGGACTTACATCTAAAAGTTCAGCTAACGCTATCAAATCATAATTACCTTGAAATAATATAAACTCGATTAGATACTTCTGAGCTTCTTTCTTATACTGAACAGTTTGATCAGTAGAGGTTAATAATTTAACTAGACTTCCCATGTAAAAACTCCTGTCTACAACTTAACAACAATGAACTGTATTTTCATAAACAGAAGTTAACCATAATGGGATCGGTAAAAAAATTAGTATTTTTACCTCGAAAAAATTACTAATAAAATACAATTAAGTAAGGACTCTCTCAGCTAAAACAGATTCTTCTTGATTAGAATCGTCCATATATTGGCTGATTTTGTTAGCAATGAAGTAAAGAAAGATTGCCCCTGCGAGAGCCCACATTCCTAGTTCTTGAAAAACATATAAGTAATTGTTATTAGTTATTAATGGGTGAATGGAAGATGCCTTAGTCATGGCATTGGAAAAGTAATGAGATAACGTTGCAGCAACTCCAGATGTCATTGTCCAGATTCCCATAAGTAAGCCCTGTAAGTTTATAGGGACAATACGGCCTATCATAGCGTACCCTACAGGTGCAATTAATAATTCAGCAATAGATTGAAAGAAGTAGTGTCCTATTACCCAAGTTACGCTGCTATAGCCTTCACTATTAGCAAATTTAATTCCATAAGCTAAGCAAAAGAATGACACTGATAACATGACAAACGCGCTAAAGAACTGTCTTGAAATTGAGAAAATAAAACCTTTATTGCGTAACTTATCAATGACTATAGAAAGAATAGGCGCCCCTAAAATAATGACAACCGTGTTAACATTCAAAATCCATTGAGTAGCGATTTCAAAATTAAAAAGATGTTTATCCACATTATTTTTAATAAAAAGCGTAATGCCCATGGGTCCTGTATAATATATCATCCAAAATATAATAGAGGTGACTGCTAAAATAAGATAAGCAAGTAGTTTTTGTTTATCAACAAGGCTTTTCTGTTGTTTTCTTAAATAGAGAACTACAGCAAACATAATTAGGCTGAGTGTAATAATTAAATAGTTACTTAAGGTTGCCCAATTAAAACAAAATAAAATTAAAGGAATTAAGAACATTATAAGAATAATGCCTTTAATATTTTTGGCTTGCTGCTTTAATGTGTTATTAATTTTAAGCAAAGGTGTTTCTCGATCGGCTAGTACTTTCCAATTAGCGATCAAAAAAAATAAAGATAATGTGTTAGCTAAAGTGCTTAAATAGAATAAAGGGCCATAATGGTTAGAATAATCATAAAAGCCACTACAAAAATAACCTACAAAAAAACCAAAATTCAACACAGCATAATTAAAAAAGAAGGCTTTCTCACGCCGATTATCGTTTGCGTCAAAACGTTGAGTCAGCATATTATAGTAACTTGTTGTATTAAGCCCACATCCCACTAAATATAAGCTTAAGCTTATATAAAGTAGATTACTCTGAAATTTGGCGAGAAAAAATAAGCCACTACTTTGTATAACTACAGTGATAAGAAATAATACTCGATTACTTAAGTAGCTTCCGCCTAATACTCCTCCAAATAATTGCATGACATAATTAAAAGCTAAAAACAAGGCAATAATATTATTTGAAAAAGAGCTCTCTAAACCTAGTTCTTTAGTAATAAACAGTGCTAATGAAGAATAAAGAGTAGCATACGAAAAGGTAGAGCATGCTTTAATAAAATAGAGAGTGATAACTCCTTTGGGCATTTTTGCTTGCTGCTTATTCATTTTTACTTCCTATACATCCTGAAAGTGGTGACTCTATCATTAAAGATGGCTATTATTAAGGCTTGCTGCTATTTATCTAGATCTTTAAACATTATAAGTTTACAGCCTGTTGTTAAGGTGTTTAGGAATGAACCGTATTAAAAGAGTATTCTGGGAAGAAGTTAAAAACAAAGTTAAAATAGTTAATCCCGCCATTTATGAAGTCTTAGAGCAACTTCAACTTGATAACAATATTCCTTTCTTTTTAGCTAATTACCAATTTGGCGCACACTTTGGTGTAAAAAATCATGCTTATCTACCTACTAACTCTGGCCAACTCGCTAAAATTGGCAGCTCAGCTATTGATAACGAGTTAAATACGCACTTAGGTTATGGTAAAGACAGTCTTCCCTTAGGGATGATTTTAGACAAATATTGTGAATGGCATTATTTTGGTGAAAATGAACGTATTTTTCCTGAATACGTTCAAGGCCCTGGTGCTATTTTTAATATGAAAATTATATTTGATGAAGATAAGACCGTTGATAATAATATTTTATCGGTTTCGTCAGGAGCGCTTTCATCTTACCTGTTGCCCAACATTGGTTGTGCGAGAAAGCATGGGCAAATTCAAAAATATTTTAAAACCACAACGCCTGCACCTAAGTCACCTTATGAACACTATCAAGTTTTTAAGGAAATAATAGATAATGAGGGAAGCAGTTGGTGTAGCGAAGTTTTATATTTTTCTAAGTCTTTTATTGATAAAGTTAAAAATGATGAACATTGGCTTAAGTTAAAGCTTTATTTTTCTGAAGCTCTGAGAAAAAAAATTATTAGAGATACTTTTGATATGTCTTCTAATAATTTATTTTTAAATGCCAAAAAGGTTAATCGTTTTAGGCCAACACCATTTATTATCGATACAGCAAAATACATTTTTAATATTTGTATGGGGCCTGGCATTGGAGCAAAGCCAGCCAATGATGAGCAATATTTACCTTTAAAAACTATTCAGCACGCTTATGCTGAATGTTATGGATTAGTTTATACGCCTACCGTCATGGTGCCAGCCTCACTTAATGGCTGTAAAGATATGATCTATTATCCATTACAGTGTCCATTTACTAATATTAATACTTTTAAGTCGAACCAAAGCAAGAGTACTCTTACTGAACTTGAAACATTAAAAAATGTTTTGCATGCTTATCAAGAGGAATTTACTGCGGAAAATAGTGATGCCTATGGAAGTCCTCTTTACCATTTAAGCAAAGAACTTAAGTTTACATTTTA is a window of Legionella busanensis DNA encoding:
- a CDS encoding ABC transporter ATP-binding protein, whose protein sequence is MNHKSISSKDLRLITKSKANVLPNRLGSFIWYFLKPYRAVVFLFILLAVLAGLWGPFNSLLIKFFINTLAAKTSSNMSSLYWAAGLLVLNFIFFDNITWRTLGFLNYKYEAVIKNKIISQTFEYVLGASSQFFQDNLSGRIADQITTLADNLEIILHRVSMDFLRGSSLLIVSFITAYSVNILFFYILLLWFIAFASFSVWMSRRLVQLSDDHASSESQLSGQLVDSLSNQVNIRLFAQKRYEVNRMNRFFHVVQKAFQRKELFIVLLCCAQGGMIAVLMGLACFTLIHLYSRGLVSIGDFALILGISMELGHMMWYTMFQVDQFNQALGKTKQSLNALIVVHDISDKNNASPLIVTKGKIEFSKVKFHYQGSKCLFHDKSVTILPGQKVGLVGFSGSGKSTFVNLILRLYDVAAGQILIDGQDIVDVTQESLRRAIAMIPQEPTLFHRSLMDNIRYGNSDATNKEVILAAKKAHAHEFIHLLPEGYETLVGERGIKLSGGQRQRIAIARAILKNAPILILDEATSQLDSITEATIQESLWELIQGKTTLVIAHRLSTLLQMDRILVFDKGRIVEDGTHHELLKKDGLYKTLWNAQVGGFLPSKQYKKNLASEIVYE
- a CDS encoding serine hydrolase domain-containing protein encodes the protein MNIYLDYFQYIMPKPSVDILQRITVPTHIPAISYAYVEPKEQNNTEFESTAIAFGKKNADSPATDVNNNTQFPASSLSKIVFTYLVLQWAEENKVQLDKPIYEIVNEKQIEVRKQLDESPKKTTQLEEQAKQLDDILEYERFVDKGKYPEQAKKLTIKHVLSHTTGLPNVGTNLHSTLAFNSEPGEEYSYSGESFLYLQKVLEATTGKSLEELAKQYVFDPLEMENSTFLPQSENTPTIVKVHTELGQPKNIYIGDPPVHAAGSLITTAQDFSKLMVAWLKNMGDTFKPKNADSFPTCGLGWHIYNYKNKDKDNKDEIIAYQYGENPNTRSFVAINVTDKKGAVFFTNSENGMRIANELFSAPDFAPIGDTEGLFKRMPNYPQGYDPVWQNTLEGLIAENAGKFDLARSKFTKALEFSNNHESSRLRLEWFNQAHPPISETQTFHKPLEHFAGILTNKYNEQRTLFIREGNLIHEQFGEEIKLIRVSETEFLPEKDQSYRIRFNGNQVSIDFLDGPPKQFDKHPLQKPQEGLSEKHSINEITNTAHLESAREVNQRYRNVVDDVRNKEETVKQENSLSFQTNP
- a CDS encoding GNAT family N-acetyltransferase, giving the protein MNYQIIYEPNPKSEDIQILNDAIMEQAKVKKDMAQLDFFAFFIRDNEGNIIGGCAGDNMYGGLFVGQLWVHEKLRGRGYGTQLMHKAETLAKESHCNFIAVNTFDWEALGFYKKLGYYVEFERKGFNKNSIFYFLRKDLNQE
- a CDS encoding peptide MFS transporter, with the translated sequence MNKQQAKMPKGVITLYFIKACSTFSYATLYSSLALFITKELGLESSFSNNIIALFLAFNYVMQLFGGVLGGSYLSNRVLFLITVVIQSSGLFFLAKFQSNLLYISLSLYLVGCGLNTTSYYNMLTQRFDANDNRREKAFFFNYAVLNFGFFVGYFCSGFYDYSNHYGPLFYLSTLANTLSLFFLIANWKVLADRETPLLKINNTLKQQAKNIKGIILIMFLIPLILFCFNWATLSNYLIITLSLIMFAVVLYLRKQQKSLVDKQKLLAYLILAVTSIIFWMIYYTGPMGITLFIKNNVDKHLFNFEIATQWILNVNTVVIILGAPILSIVIDKLRNKGFIFSISRQFFSAFVMLSVSFFCLAYGIKFANSEGYSSVTWVIGHYFFQSIAELLIAPVGYAMIGRIVPINLQGLLMGIWTMTSGVAATLSHYFSNAMTKASSIHPLITNNNYLYVFQELGMWALAGAIFLYFIANKISQYMDDSNQEESVLAERVLT